One stretch of Schistocerca nitens isolate TAMUIC-IGC-003100 chromosome 11, iqSchNite1.1, whole genome shotgun sequence DNA includes these proteins:
- the LOC126213511 gene encoding uncharacterized protein LOC126213511 isoform X2, with product MKETVAPGTALCGIDNLPDEVLIEIFSYLWPFDLTWCSHTCSRWRAILREEKSLWRRWRCWAYDGIGREVLAMAGAVPQLETLYLLYSGTFGIHVAWPEATVFYHYGNTAARWEPYFRCFDTECLVIDHSMQKNIFFYLSWVDHLTLRRIFIVEQSYFCNPSDRTCESAGPVCEADSEDGSVLRVREAYRVRVREAHRDLLSGNGRRRGSASEVPVPTSGADATVCPVLEEVNVFSKYIRDEHLERLCSLGPVRALYVRCQRLHSLTFVRGCSATLEELEVSDCRRLLEDAFADLRYLERLRVLRLSDCHVEAQTVGSCVAGLPHLESCTINGCEVLQDLSS from the coding sequence AGAGACAGTAGCACCGGGAACAGCTCTCTGTGGAATAGATAACCTTCCAGACGAGGTTCTCATCGAAATATTCTCCTACTTGTGGCCGTTCGACTTGACGTGGTGTTCGCACACGTGCAGCAGGTGGCGTGCTATTCTACGCGAGGAGAAGTCGCTGTGGAGGCGCTGGCGGTGCTGGGCATACGACGGGATCGGGAGGGAAGTGCTAGCTATGGCGGGTGCAGTGCCGCAGCTGGAAACGCTCTACCTCCTCTACTCCGGCACGTTCGGGATCCACGTCGCCTGGCCGGAGGCCACCGTCTTCTACCACTACGGCAACACCGCAGCGAGGTGGGAGCCCTACTTCCGGTGTTTCGATACCGAGTGCCTGGTGATAGACCACTCgatgcagaaaaatatttttttctacttgTCGTGGGTCGACCACCTCACGTTGAGGAGGATATTCATCGTAGAACAGTCGTACTTTTGTAACCCGTCTGACCGTACGTGTGAATCTGCCGGGCCGGTTTGCGAAGCTGATAGTGAGGACGGTTCCGTGCTGAGGGTCAGAGAGGCATACCGCGTGAGGGTCAGAGAGGCACACCGCGACCTCCTCTCCGGGAATGGTCGCCGCCGCGGTAGTGCCTCGGAGGTCCCCGTCCCGACGTCCGGAGCGGACGCTACCGTGTGCCCGGTGTTGGAGGAAGTGAATGTGTTCAGCAAGTACATCCGGGACGAACACCTCGAGAGACTTTGCAGTCTGGGTCCGGTGCGCGCCTTGTACGTCCGGTGCCAGCGGCTCCACAGCCTGACTTTCGTGCGGGGCTGCAGCGCGACACTGGAGGAGCTGGAAGTCTCGGACTGCCGACGCCTCTTGGAGGACGCGTTCGCAGATCTACGCTATCTGGAGAGGTTGCGCGTGCTGCGGCTGTCGGACTGCCACGTCGAGGCGCAGACTGTCGGCAGTTGTGTGGCCGGCCTCCCCCACTTGGAGTCCTGTACGATAAATGGGTGTGAAGTCCTTCAGGATCTCTCCTCGTAG